From a region of the Lactuca sativa cultivar Salinas chromosome 4, Lsat_Salinas_v11, whole genome shotgun sequence genome:
- the LOC111901858 gene encoding uncharacterized protein LOC111901858, whose translation MSVNHPNETLDSRVFGRNRYKFLALTAIILLALSSILTSTVTLRFSAGSLNNFSDDIAGGSLILDDFDIIEIEAREKAVKHMWDAYINDRRIKLQPFWQAAFVAAYEDLSGDVAEVREAAISEIAKMSFYSTDIRLPDLEIESTALQLQELLA comes from the exons ATGAGTGTTAATCACCCAAACGAAACCCTTGATTCCAGAGTATTCGGTAGAAATCGCTACAAGTTCCTGGCACTCACCGCCATTATCCTCCTTGCTCTCTCGTCAATTCTTACAAGCACCGTTACTCTTCGCTTTTCCGCCGGCAGTCTCAACAATTTCTCCGACGACATCGCCGGTGGCTCCCTTATCCTCGACGATTTCGACATCATT GAAATCGAGGCGCGGGAGAAGGCGGTGAAGCATATGTGGGATGCGTATATCAATGACCGGCGAATCAAATTGCAACCGTTCTGGCAGGCGGCGTTTGTGGCTGCTTATGAGGATTTGTCCGGTGATGTGGCGGAGGTGAGAGAAGCTGCGATATCAGAGATTGCTAAGATGTCTTTCTATTCCACCGATATTCGTCTTCCGGATCTCGAAATCGAATCAACG GCTTTACAGCTACAAGAACTACTCGCATGA